In Glycine max cultivar Williams 82 chromosome 7, Glycine_max_v4.0, whole genome shotgun sequence, a single window of DNA contains:
- the LOC106799303 gene encoding uncharacterized protein, translating into MSDRRAKGLCYFCDEPFTPEHGLSHKTLQLHVMEVDELQEGAEEEVSLENSTGSSSIDPQIFVHALMGIANFHTMRVTGYHQKKPLHVLIDNGSTHNFLDIEVAKRLGCKSNAFDSLSMVVADGTQLNVFVVVRGFQWGIQQTKFTSDMLLIPLGCCDLVLGVEWLVFLGDIVWNFNKLQMEFYVKGRRHVLRGASTGLKTVKRQQLGKAMSTGVHLSILQVCDGQRGFLNSFTTQAVDKEVPPTLAKLLDEFSDLFQEPSGLPPRRPGHDHRIPLVQGVGPISSSIFSKIDLRSRYNQVRMDPADVYKTAFKTHAGHFEYLVMPFGLTNAPATFEGLMNLVFKEFLRKFMLVFFDDILVYRCSLEDHLLHLHKVLATMRANSLFAKRTKLAFQQLKKKLTETPVLALPDCSKTFVVEVDASGLGIGAVLMQDHHSIAYISRHLNHQQ; encoded by the exons ATGAGTGATAGAAGAGCAAAAGggttatgttatttttgtgatgAACCCTTTACGCCTGAGCATGGTTTGAGTCATAAAACACTACAGTTGCATGTGATGGAAGTGGATGAGTTACAGGAGGGTGCAGAGGAAGAAGTGTCGCTTGAAAACTCAACGGGGTCCAGCTCTATAGATCCTCAAATTTTTGTCCATGCCCTCATGGGAATTGCCAATTTCCACACCATGCGTGTGACAGGCTACCACCAAAAGAAGCCTCTCCATGTGTTGATTGACAATGGGAGTACCCATAATTTTCTGGACATTGAGGTGGCCAAGAGATTGGGTTGCAAAAGTAATGCTTTTGATTCCTTGAGTATGGTGGTTGCTGATGGTACACAGTTAAACGTGTTTGTTGTCGTTAGAGGATTCCAATGGGGAATTCAGCAAACCAAATTCACTTCTGATATGTTACTCATTCCATTGGGATGCTGTGATTTGGTCTTGGGAGTGGAGTGGCTGGTTTTCTTGGGTGATATTGTATGGAATTTTAATAAGTTGCAGATGGAGTTCTATGTTAAGGGAAGGAGACATGTGTTAAGAGGGGCCTCTACTGGATTAAAAACAGTTAAGAGGCAACAATTGGGGAAGGCTATGTCAACTGGTGTTCATTTGTCAATTTTGCAAGTATGTGATGGACAAAGGGGTTTTTTGAACTCATTTACAACTCAAGCTGTTGATAAAGAAGTCCCTCCTACTCTTGCCAAGTTATTGGATGAGTTCTCTGATTTATTTCAAGAACCTAGTGGGTTACCTCCTCGCAGACCTGGTCATGACCATCGAATTCCACTAGTTCAAGGTGTTGGTCCTATCA GTTCTAGCATTTTCTCCAAAATCGATTTGCGGTCAAGATATAATCAAGTGAGAATGGATCCTGCTGATGTGTATAAGACTGCTTTTAAGACTCATGCTGGGCATTTTGAATACTTAGTGATGCCCTTTGGTCTCACTAATGCACCTGCAACATTTGAAGGGCTTATGAACTTAGTTTTTAAGGAGTTTTTGAGGAAGTTTATGCTAGTGTTCTTTGATGACATTTTGGTTTATAGATGTTCATTGGAAGACCATTTGCTGCATTTACACAAAGTTTTGGCAACTATGAGGGCGAATTCCTTGTTTGCTAAGAGGA CGAAACTGGCTTTTCAGCAATTGAAGAAGAAGCTTACTGAGACTCCAGTTTTGGCTTTACCCGACTGTTCAAAAACCTTTGTGGTAGAGGTGGATGCTTCAGGTTTGGGAATTGGAGCAGTCTTGATGCAAGATCACCACTCTATAGCTTACATAAGTAGACATTTGAATCACCAACAATAG